The Horticoccus luteus DNA window TCTTTCTGCCGGGCGCGAGTGTCACCGCCACGAAGACCTCCAACACGTTCAATCCCTACCAAAGCACGCTCGAAAATCGGCCGTCCGTCACGCTCGCGAGCACCGGCGCCGAGGCCCTCGCGCTCGCCGTTTTTTCCCCTTCCGCGACCGGCAGCAACGACGACGCCACGCTCACCGACCTCGCGCCCGTCGACGGCACGCTCGGCGCGCAGGTCACCCACAACGGACGCACCGATCGCTGGCTCGCCGCCTCCGCCGCCACCGCGCTCGCGCAAGGCGACCTCACTGCGCAGGCGCGCCTCGCCTGGTGGCGGGCCGACGCCACGACCGGCGCCGTGCAACAATGCGCGCTCGTCGACGGCACCGAATTGCGCCGCAACGGCGCCCTCGTCGCCGCTGCCTCGCGTGCCGTCACCGCCGCCCTCGACCTCTCTTCCAGCGGCGCAACTCAAGTCGTCTTCGCCAACGACACCGCGTCCGCCGCCTTCACGCTCACGCTCGCCCGTCCAGCCGGTCTCAACGCCATGGCCACCTTCGCCGGCGCGAGCGTTTCCACCGCGATCGATTCCGCCACCGCGGTCGTGAGCCTGCCGGGCGGCGCCGGCACGCTCATCGTCAATTGGGTGACGCCGCCCGTCGCTCCGCTCTTGAGCATCCCGGGCGGCAATTTCTCCTCCGCCCAAACGGTCACCTTATCAACCCCAACGCCCGGCGCCGCGATTTACTATACGCTCGACGGCACCACACCGACCGCCTCCAACGGCCTGCTCTACTCCACACCCATCGCGATCACCACGACCGCCACGCTGCGCGCCATCGCCTCCACCGCCGCGGCCGGCGAGAGTGCGTTGGCTACGGCGACGTTCATCATTACGCCACCGACCCCGACCGCGCCCGGCCACATCACCAACCTCTCCATCCGCAGCCGCGTGGGCCCGGACGCCGCGACGCTCATTGTTGGTTTCGTGCTCAACAACGCGTCGCCGCAACGCGTGTTGCTGCGCGGGGTCGGACCCACGCTCGCCGACTACGGCGTCACCGGCGCCCTCGCAAATCCATCCCTTCGCCTGGTCCACGAAGGCATTACTCTTTCGTTCAACGACGACTGGGGCGGCAATAGTCAGATCGCCAGCGTGAGCGCGCAGGTCGGCGCTTTTCCGCTGCCCGATGCGAGCGCCGACGCCGCACTGGCGATCAATTTGTCGAGCGGCGCCTATTCCGCACTCCTCACCGGCGACAGCCTCACGAGCGGGATCGCGCTGGCGGAAATCTACGACGCGAGCGCCCCGCCGGCGCCGCAGTTGACCAACGTTTCCGCCCGCACCCAAGTCGGCGTTAATAACGATGTGCTGATCGCCGGCTTCGTGATCGACGGCGTCACCCCTGCGACCGTGCTCATTCGCGGCATCGGACCGACTCTGGCAACCTATGGTGTCACGGGCTCACTCGCCGACCCGCAGCTCACGTTATTTCGCAACGGCGCATTGATCGCCGCCAACGACGACTGGGGCGGCGACGCCACGCTCACCGCCACGTTCGCCCAAGTCGGGGCCTTCACCCTCGCGGCCGATTCGCGCGACGCCGCCTTGATCGCCACCCTCCCCCCAGGCGCATACACCGCACAAGTCGCCGGCGCCGACGGCACCACCGGCGTGGCGCTGGTGGAAGTTTACCTCGTGCCCGCGCCGTAACCTGCGAGACTGCGCGCCCGTGAACACTCCGGCGGTTGCGCTCTTTCAGTTCGATGCGTGGCAATGGACGCTGCTCGCCATTGGCGCGGTCCTGATGGGCGTTTCCAAGACGGGAGTCAGCGGCCTGAGCGTGCTGTTCGCCGGCCTTTTCGCCAGTCTCATGCCGGCAAAAGTCGCGAGCGGTTTTGCGCTCCCGCTTTTGATGCTCGGTGATTTCATCGCCGTCGCGTCCTATCGCCAGCACACGCGCTGGCAGCACCTCTGGCGCATGTTCCCCGCCACCGCGCTCGGCGTGATCGTCGGCTATTTCGCGATGTCGCGCATCACCGATCGCCAGGCGACGACACTCGTCGGCTCGATCATCTGCTCCCTCGTGGCGCTGCATGCATGGCGGCGCTGGCGGTTGAGTCGCGGCGAACTCGGTGAACACGGCTGGTGGTTTGCGGCCACGATCGGCGTGCTCGCCGGCTTCGCCACCTTGATCGCCAACGCCGCCGGCCCGCTGATGGCGATCTACTTCCTCGCGCTGCGCCTGCCGAAAATGGAATTCATGGGCACCGGCGCGACGTTTTATCTGCTGATGAATTTCTTCAAACTGCCGTTCATGATTCATCTCGGGCTGATCACGCCCGCCTCCCTTTCCGCCGCCATGTGGCTCACCCCCGCCGTGGTGGCCGGCACGCTCCTCGGACGCGTCATTCTTCAGCGCATCAACCAAAAGTGGTTCGAGTCGACGATCCTCGCGCTCGCCGTGCTGGCGGGCCTCAACGTGCTGCGGCAAGCGTGGCATTGACGCGCGCCGCCCCTTTTCAACGACATGTTCCAACGCGGAATCTCCACCCTCGGCTGCGCCGAGTTCACCCTGGCGCAAACGCTCGCGCTCGCGGCGCGCCATCGCCTCGACGCCGTCGAATTACGCGCGCTCGAAAACACGACCGATCTGCCCACGCTCTTCGCCGCGCGTCACGCTACGCCGGCGAAATTCGCCGCGGCGCTCACGGCAACCCCCGTGCGCGTAGTCGCGTTTGACACGTCATTCAAATTGATCGGCAGCAACGCCAGTGATCGCGAGGCGCTGCTGGCTTTCGTGCCGTGGGCGGAAGCCGCCGGCGTGCGTTGGCTGCGCGTGTTCGACGGCGGCCAAACCGCCGATAGAGCGGAGCTGGCGGAGGCGGTCGCGAATGTTCGCTGGTGGCAGAAATTGCGTCGCGCGAACGGTTGGAAAATCGACTTGATGGTGGAAACCCACGACGCGTTGACGACTACGCCCGCCATCCTGCGCTTCGTCGCCGCGGCCGCGGATTGCGGGATCTTGTGGGACGCCCACCATACGTGGAAAAAGGGTGGCGAGGATCCTGTCGCCACGTGGCGGGCGATCGCCTCGCACGTTGTCCACGTGCACGTCAAAGACAGCGTGGACCGCCCATCCGCGCGCCACCCGTTCACCTACGTGCTACCCGGTGACGGCGAGTTCCCCATCGCCCCACTCCTCACCGCCCTGCGCGCCGATTTTTCGGGCGTGGTGAGCCTCGAGTGGGAGCGCCTTTGGCATCCTTACCTGCCGCCGCTCGACGACGCGTTGACCGCCGCGGCTGCCCGACATTGGTGGTGAATCCCGCGAACCGCCGAGGAGCCGGCAGACGAAGCGCCGAGGTTTTTTTCTACCGGCGCCGTGCGCCAACGGCGGCACGACCGCTCACTGGCGTTGCGCCAGCGTGCTTTCGATGCGAGCGACCAACGCGAGATGGGGGTCGAGAAACCCGGGTTCCAGTTGCTTCAACTGCTCGCCCGTCCACGTCTTCGGATCCGCGTTATACGGCCGCAGGTAATCGAGCGCTTTTTTCAAACTGCCGCCATTCGGCGCCTCGTAGTGCCAAAGGTCCACGCCGACCTGCGCAGCGAGCAGCGCGACCCCGAGTTGTGCTTCGAGATTGAAGGCGCTGTAGCCGAGGCTGTCCGCCCGCGCGAGTTCGAGCGGCTGCCGGCCATCGGGCTTGATCTGCTTCGCGATTCGCGCGCGATCCGTTTCGGCGAGTTTGCGGGCCTCGGTGTCGCGCCCAAGGTAGCGGTTGAACACCAAGCGCTGCTGCAGATACCACGAGCCGTGATTGTTGGGCGCCTTGGCCTCGGCCTTGCCTTGCGCGCTCGTGACAAACCACTGGAGATAGTCAGCGAACCACTGGTGCACCGCGCGGTCGTCGCTGGCGGAAAGCGCCGGCGAGCCTTCAAGCAGGCGCAGCGCATCGACCACGCGGATGAACGCGCGCCCATCGATCAAGCCAAACGACGACCCGCGGTTGCCGTCCCGCCCAAGTCGGATTTGGGCATACGAAAAATTCGGGTTCATGCGCGTCGCCGGCGTGACGAACCACGCCCGCAACCAATCGCCGGCGCGCGTCGCGCAATCCGCGCGGTGGAGTTCCGCCCAGCCGAGCGCGAGGGTCTCGACGCTGTTGACCATGCGGTTGAACCGTTCCGTATCGGAAAACTTGAGCTGCTCGCGGTTGTGATGCCCATCGCGACGGATGAACGGCAAGCCGTCCACTTTCGTCGGATCCGGCCACCAATAGCGACCGTAGCTGACGTAGTCGTGTGGATCGCCCGTCGGCGAAGGCCGTGTCTTTTCCACCACGGTGACCACGGGAGCCGCGATCGCTTTGGGGCAAGCTGCTTCAAGCTTGGCCGTTGGGTGTTCGGCGAGATCGAGGATGTAGGGCTCCGCCGCGCGCAACGTCGATGAAACCAAGAGCAAGCCGGTGGCGAACGCCGGAACAAAACCGAAGCGGACGAAAGGCATAATATGATCAGACTTTAAACGAAAGCACTCACCGCCTGCACGATCACGCTGCGCGCCGACGGCGCCACAACGCAAAGGCGACACCGAGCACGCCGAAAATGGCTGCCGTCGTCGCCGGCTCCGGCACCGCGGTGTATTGAATCTTCACTTGCGACAAAGTCATGCTATCCGTCGTGCTGCTCGTCGCGTAAATGGCAAACGTATCGAAACTGAAGCTGGGCGAGGTATCGACAGCACTGATCGTATAATTTGTGAGACTGCCGCCAGTCAGGAGGAACGAGGTGGTCAGCTCCGCACTCCCGGTCCGGCTGAAAGACATCTCGCCCGTATAGGTAGTGCCGGTTGCCAGGGCCTGATTGGGACTCGCCGAAGAACCAAGCTGCGTGTAAGCGGCAATACCGGCGATGAACGCTTGATTTGTCGTGCTGGTGCGCTCGTAAAGGCGCAGGCCGTTGCTGCCGCTTCCCCCGGAGTTCAACGTCGCGATGTAGCCCGTGTAATTGTCGAAAAGTGCGCCCACGCTGGTGCCGCCGGCACTGTCTGCCGTAATCCGCGTTCCTGCCGTGCTGTCGAATAGACCGATCCGAAAATTGTTGGAGCCGTCAGCCAAGGCCGTGGTGCGGTCGAATTGAATTTTGAAAGTGACCGTCATCGTGTCGCCAATGCCCAGAGATACCGGGCTTCCGTCCGCCGTAAAGTAGCCCAGCAAGTGGCGCCCGGAAGAACCGGTCGCCAGTGTGATGGAGGTGTCTGCTGTATAGGTGACCGAGGAGCCTCCGCCGGAGGAGAACCACTCTGCAGAATTTGGCGGTGCGAGCGTCGTGCGCGCGCCGGACGCGAACGTCTCATCAAGAATCGTTACGGTTTGAGCGGTGGCTCCAACCGCGGACATTACCAGAGCAAAGAACAGACGTGGGCGCGGGGATTTCATGGGGGGCACGTTTCTTACAGTGAGGAAGATAAAAAATGGCAATCCGGAATCTAATAATTATTATCGCTGGTGCGACGGCCCTTCCGGCAGAAGCTTTTGTTCCTGCAAGAATCCCCGGATCAACGTCCGCGCCTTGTCTTTCCACTCCGGGAGTTGCGACGAGAAATTATGGTCGCCACCGGGCA harbors:
- a CDS encoding sulfite exporter TauE/SafE family protein, whose translation is MNTPAVALFQFDAWQWTLLAIGAVLMGVSKTGVSGLSVLFAGLFASLMPAKVASGFALPLLMLGDFIAVASYRQHTRWQHLWRMFPATALGVIVGYFAMSRITDRQATTLVGSIICSLVALHAWRRWRLSRGELGEHGWWFAATIGVLAGFATLIANAAGPLMAIYFLALRLPKMEFMGTGATFYLLMNFFKLPFMIHLGLITPASLSAAMWLTPAVVAGTLLGRVILQRINQKWFESTILALAVLAGLNVLRQAWH
- a CDS encoding sugar phosphate isomerase/epimerase family protein → MFQRGISTLGCAEFTLAQTLALAARHRLDAVELRALENTTDLPTLFAARHATPAKFAAALTATPVRVVAFDTSFKLIGSNASDREALLAFVPWAEAAGVRWLRVFDGGQTADRAELAEAVANVRWWQKLRRANGWKIDLMVETHDALTTTPAILRFVAAAADCGILWDAHHTWKKGGEDPVATWRAIASHVVHVHVKDSVDRPSARHPFTYVLPGDGEFPIAPLLTALRADFSGVVSLEWERLWHPYLPPLDDALTAAAARHWW
- a CDS encoding alginate lyase family protein — protein: MPFVRFGFVPAFATGLLLVSSTLRAAEPYILDLAEHPTAKLEAACPKAIAAPVVTVVEKTRPSPTGDPHDYVSYGRYWWPDPTKVDGLPFIRRDGHHNREQLKFSDTERFNRMVNSVETLALGWAELHRADCATRAGDWLRAWFVTPATRMNPNFSYAQIRLGRDGNRGSSFGLIDGRAFIRVVDALRLLEGSPALSASDDRAVHQWFADYLQWFVTSAQGKAEAKAPNNHGSWYLQQRLVFNRYLGRDTEARKLAETDRARIAKQIKPDGRQPLELARADSLGYSAFNLEAQLGVALLAAQVGVDLWHYEAPNGGSLKKALDYLRPYNADPKTWTGEQLKQLEPGFLDPHLALVARIESTLAQRQ
- a CDS encoding PEP-CTERM sorting domain-containing protein (PEP-CTERM proteins occur, often in large numbers, in the proteomes of bacteria that also encode an exosortase, a predicted intramembrane cysteine proteinase. The presence of a PEP-CTERM domain at a protein's C-terminus predicts cleavage within the sorting domain, followed by covalent anchoring to some some component of the (usually Gram-negative) cell surface. Many PEP-CTERM proteins exhibit an unusual sequence composition that includes large numbers of potential glycosylation sites. Expression of one such protein has been shown restore the ability of a bacterium to form floc, a type of biofilm.) — protein: MKSPRPRLFFALVMSAVGATAQTVTILDETFASGARTTLAPPNSAEWFSSGGGSSVTYTADTSITLATGSSGRHLLGYFTADGSPVSLGIGDTMTVTFKIQFDRTTALADGSNNFRIGLFDSTAGTRITADSAGGTSVGALFDNYTGYIATLNSGGSGSNGLRLYERTSTTNQAFIAGIAAYTQLGSSASPNQALATGTTYTGEMSFSRTGSAELTTSFLLTGGSLTNYTISAVDTSPSFSFDTFAIYATSSTTDSMTLSQVKIQYTAVPEPATTAAIFGVLGVAFALWRRRRAA